From Ovis aries strain OAR_USU_Benz2616 breed Rambouillet chromosome 25, ARS-UI_Ramb_v3.0, whole genome shotgun sequence:
GTGTGTTGGTAGAGGGCAGGGTGTACATTTCATGGCTTTCAGTATCCGAGGGCCAGCCCGCCTCATAGGTGCTTGATGAGCTGCAAGGAGATGGGTGCTGAGtgtgaggtggtggtgggggggctgTAGAGGGCCCATCCATTCCGTGGGCCCTCATTCTGACCCCAGGAGGGCCTCGCAGCTCCAGTGCCAGCTCTCCCCTTCTTTTCAGCTCTTTCTGGCCTCAGCCTAAACATCCTGACCATCCTCTCTTTCTGCAAGACCCCAGAGCTGCGGACCCCCAGCCACCTGCTGGTGTTGAGTTTGGCCCTGGCCGACAGCGGGATCAGCCTGAACGCCCTCGTTGCAGCCACGTCCAGCCTCCTCCGGTACCTGCCCCCACCCTAGTCCCTGGGCTCTGGGGCCTGACCTCAGGGCACTGGGCAGCAGGCCAGAGACATGCTTCCTACCTGTAGAAAGCTATAGGGGAGAGGGTGGGCAGACCAAACTAGGGTAAATCTGAAATCCAGGCCATGCCTGCAGAACGGCAGCTGATTTCTGGAACACAGGAGTTCCTTGGACCTGACCATCAGAGCTGGCTGACGGTGGGGATTAAGAGCCTGGCCCCGCAACCAGGCTGCCTAGGTTGGAATCCTGACgtcattatttctatttctctgtaaATCACCTATTATTGCCTAACTCATATGGTTGTTGGAAGTATTgtttgtaaataatttaaaacaatgcTTGGCACCTAGGAAGCCTTAAATAAGTATGTGTGAAAGCAAACAGGATTTTGACAAGTGTCTAAGACCTTACGTGACCGGGGTCTTCCAGTGTGGTCTAAGAGGCTGTTTATAGGATTGTTTTCTTAAGCAGATGGATCATTCCTGTGGAAGCcagagcccccctccccccgcctctGTGCACGAAGGCTCAGGGCTGACTGTGGGGTCTGAATCGGTGAGGGTTCCTTGCCCTGCTCTCCTGCCCCTTCCCAGGGTGGGGGATGGGCAACTGACGCTTCCGCCCTCCCTGCCCTTGGGGCCGGAAGCTGGGAGGCTGGGGTCTACCCTCTGACTTTGCCTTCCTGCGCTTTGTGACGCTGGCTCCGTACCtgttcctctctgagcctcaggcgCGAGCTCTCCTCGCATCATGTTGCTCCATGTCCTGTGATATAGGCACCCGATCACCAGGGAGACTCTTTGATCCAACCAAGGTGCCCCCTCACCCCAGTGGCTCGATCTctaaggcctcagtttccttatagcAAAACAGATACTAACGCCCTTTTCTAAGGAGCCGAAGGTGCCCTCCGAGCTGCTGACAAGCAGGTGAGGGAGGGGGACAGGGGCGAGGGGGAGGGGTCACTGGCGCCGCGTGTCTCCCGCAGGCGCTGGCCCTACGGCTCGGAAGGCTGCCAGGCTCACGGCTTCCAGGGCTTCGTCGCGGCGCTGGCCAGCATCTGCAGCAGCGCAGCCATCGCCTGGGGGCGCTATCACCACCACTGCACCCGTAGGTCCCTCGGTTCCACGTATTGAGGGTGGTCCGCGCGAAGGTCTGCTCAGCATTTCCCAGTCCAGGGAAGTGCGGGTGGGTGTAAGCGTGCCCGAGTGTGAGGTGTGGGCCCCCAAgaaagggaggagggtgggagagcGCAGGAGAGGTGTTGAGGCGCCTGCTGGGAAGGTTCCCTGTGCCCCTCCCCGTGGCCTCAGGCAAGTCAGGGGTCCTCTGTGAACCTTGCTCTCCTCCTCTGCAAAGATGAGTTTTGTAGCCAAGTCACAGTTTTATTTGGAAACTCAAATGAGATTCTGGATACAGAAGATGCCCTTGAGGACAGGCAGTGTTGGGAGGCAGCAGAGAGGTGGTGTGTGTAAGACAGACTGGGCGGGTGCCTTTGCACCTCACACTTCCATGGAACCTCTGCCATGCAAAGGCTTCATGAAAAATGAGTCTGGTTCAAGACTTCCCAAGCTGTATTGTCAAATTCCCTCTTCATCATTAGACATATAAGTGTGCCACCTGCTTTGTTATTTATCTGGTGTTTTTCTTAAgtgactcatttttttaaatttaaacaactGCTTTAGTCTCATTCTAAAAAGTATCTGAAATCACGAAGTTAATTTTAATACACATAAAGGTAAGAAACACATTCACCCGTAGACCATGTAGAATCTCACTCACCATGGCAGAAACATAAACATTCTTTGGGGGCTGTGGCTCAGGCAGCCCTCACTCTAACCCCCAGCTTGCAGACTGGGAAGCACAGGTTCAGAGAAGTCAAGGCGCTTGCCCTGAGTCACACGGCTACAGAGCCAAGCTGGGATTGTGCCTGGCCTGGATGCCCCAGAGGGAGCCTCCCATTTGTCTCCTGGGCTCTGAGTCCTAATCCCCTGGCACAGAGGTTACTGTGGTGTTCACAGCTAACATGGCCTTGAGCCatgagcatcagtcctttggaATTGCAGATCTGCCCGTGGACACACGGCTCACTGCCCTCAACAATGTCACATGCTTCTCTCCAGGGCCAGAAACACAAACGCCTTTGTTCTCCGCTAATGCTGACTCCTATCTGCCTCATCTGACCTTGGAGCTCCTCTTCCACTACTAGCCCAGCCCTGTCCCCATACCTCTCGCAGACCATCACTCACACGTGCACGTACACCTGTCTCTTTGccatctccctctttctctccctctttccccctCTTCTCTAAAGAAGATGGTGCAGAGTGTCTCTAGGAGACTTCCACATCCATTGTCTCTTTTATTCTTCATAACAATCGTCGGAGGCAAGGATGATCATTCCCAGTTTAtgaaggagaaaactgaggctcagagaaacttGACTTGCCTGAGGCACTGCGCTGTTAAGCATCAGCGCCAGCATTTAAGGACACTCCGCAGGACCACCAAGTCCGCTATGTTTTCACTCTGCCAAGCTACCGCCTCCCCTCCACCATCCTCCTTCCTGTGTCCCACGCAGGCAGCCGACTGGACTGGAACACGGCCGTCTCCCTGGTGTTCTTCGTATGGCTGTCTTCTGCCTTCTGGGCGGCACTGCCCCTCCTGGGCTGGGGCCACTATGACTATGAGCCGCTGGGGACCTGCTGCACTCTGGACTATTCCAGGGGGGACAGGTGAGGTGTGGGCAGCCGCTTCGAGGCTTCTTTGCATGGGAATCTGGGCTTTGAGCCTGTAGGATAGCAGTGTCAGCTGCAAATCCAAATGGGGATGTGCCAACATCTGCCAGACAGTCTCAACTCCTTAGCCATGATCCGCATGTAAAAGTTGACCGTGGGACTAAGGAAAGCCCATTCTGAAGATTGGCCAAGGGATGGGAATGTTATGCAAGTTGGGGTGCAGAGTTGGGCCCCAGAAGGAGTCCTGTCCAGGGAGCTAAGCTGCCTTGGTTATAACAATGCTGATCTCCTGTGTTGGTTGTAACAGTCACTGAGCCCCATGTCCCCTTTGCCACCTTCAGCACAGTCAGATCCCAGCTCTGATTTATTGACTCCTACAGGGAGCCATACCCTTGGTTCTATAGTGTCAAAGAATGTTAAGATCTTTGCATTGGGATCTTTGGCATTGAGAACAGTTCTCTGGATTCTCTTGAGCTTTTGCTGTGGGCCAGACCCTGGAGAGACAGCGGTAAATGCGTGATGGCGCCCCCATCAGGAAGCACTCATCCAGTACTGCCAGGCCCACGGGGCTCTGGGGAGCCCAGGGCTCCCTCTAGGGGCTGCCTCGGGCAGGGACCACATGGGCTCCAGCCCGGATCTTGCTCTGCTAGAGGCGCACCGCATTCATCTGCTTGACAGGTTTATTCATGttgactcatttatttatttggctgtgttttgttttagttgcaacaggatctttcattgtggcacacaggcttagttgccccgtggcatgtgtgACCTTAGTGcctggatcaggaattgaacccacatcccctgcattgcaaggtggctTCTTAAGCagtgaactgccagggaagttcctattcGTGTTTATTCCTAATGCACCTGCCTTGATGACAGGCTTCTCAGGTCAAGCCCAGTGGAGAAGGCAGGGGCTGGTCTAAtgtcctccagggaattccctgcaggTATTTCCCCCGCTGGGGTCCAGCTCCTCTGGcagccctccctcccagccctccttATGGACAGCAGCCAGATGATGTGGTCTCCGCTGCACAGAATGGCAGTCTGCCTCCCTGTGACTCCCACCTGCTCCTGGTCAGCCCTTGTGCCTCCCCATGACCACTGCCTGGGACCCCTGGTTCTCCTCTGGTCCCTTCAGTGATTTCACCAGTGATACAGTGTCCAGTCTCATCCACAGGGTCCTTCCAAACCTGTGCCAGAAAACTCCTTGAATGATCTTTCCTCCTGGTCAACTGACATCTCCATTTGCTAAACACATTTCCCAAACAAATTGTCCCGTTCTCCGTGTTTGGGGCACATACAGAGAGAAGGGCTGAGCCCCTGAACTGCCCAGCAGCAAATTGAAGCTGGACTATCCTTTGTCCCAGCTCCTTGGCCTAAAGGCAGGTTCTAGGAGGACCTCATAGCTCCTGATTCCCAGGAGAGTTGAGCTGGGACCCGGGAGCACCCATATTCTGAATACTCACCTGATGGGAGGAGTTCCCTGCATTTGACTGTCTAGCCCAAGTCTGATGGGCCTTCTTGGGCAACTGATCATCTCTGAGAGGCAGTTCTTGACTTCTCCATCCCCTCTGCCTGCAGAAACTTCACCAGCTTCCTCTTCACCATGGCCTTTTTCAACTTCCTCGTGCCCCTCTTCATCACAGTCGTATCCTATCGGCTCATGGAGCAGAAACTCGGGAAGACCAGCCGTCTCCCGGTAAGAATCAGCTCCGAGAGGAGGAGAAACACCAGGGAACATGAACAGTGTGACTGCAATCAGGGGTTCTCTGTGTTTTCAATGATCAGGAGAGAACTCTAGCTTTGTATGTAGAGCATGGGGTGTCAGGGCAGAAACACACCCTCCCCTCCCATTGCTGGAGGTCACCAAGACCTGGGAGGGAGACACAGAACTGCCCAGATTTACCCAGACCCTGTAATACTGAGAGGCAGGGTGTCCAGTGGACATCATCCTTGCTGTTACCCTTGCTTCTTCCCAAGGATATGAAGATTGACACAAAATTACATGCATTTTAAATGGCTTCAGGATGTTTCATTTAACCGCAGGCACAGACTGTTACCCACAAAGTAAAATCACACCTGCAAGCACATTTGTCCAAGAGAAACAATGATTCAAAATAAGCCCTCCTGGCCATTGCTCAATTTCTGCATTAATATCGTCTTACCGGATTTGTTTTTTATTACCTGAACAATCTCTAGCCGATGAGTCATAGCTCTAaagattcaaaaaataaaaacaagctaaAAAACCTCAGGTACTAATGCAACTTTATGTGCATTATATCATTTCAATTTTGCACCCAGGCTCTGAGGAAGGAAGGCTTTATTGTCCCTATGTCACAGATTAGAAAATTGAGACTGGAAGGGGTTATTAGCTAAGCAACTGGTCAAAAGCAGCGGCGTTAGTAGTAGCAGCattggatcaaacccaggtctgggGCTCTGTCACTCAAGTGGGCAATCCTAGTGCATAAGAGAAGCACTCTCTTTATTGAAACTCTTCATCTGCCACAGTTTTTCCCTTGTGAATTGGAAAAACGCTGTACCAGTTGATCGTAGCTGTGGACCCAGGGTTTCCTGGTCACAGAAAGAGGGCGAGGGCTGTCCAGGTGTTTTCCTGTTCATCACCGCCTGCCTCCAGGCTGCGCTCGCTCCTGCCTGGGTGCTCAAAGTCGCCACATTTATTGGAGGTTCAATGGGCCAACAGACAAGGCTGCCACACGGATTTCTCATTTTTCCCAGTTGGCTTTAAACCATCCTTCTCACTAGCATCAGCAGGGGTTGCCACGCACTGTCCAAGGGACCTCAGATGCGAGCTTAAGTTATCTTCTTTGTTAAAGGGCGACATGGTCAGAGAATAGGCACTGGTTTTTAGTGTCAGAATTGTAACCTGTGAGTGTACGTGGCGAATCGTAATTTCGCAAATTCCATTCCGAAAATAGTACGGAAATCGTGCGccctcctgtggccactggtggtaCCACGTCGCCCGCTGCCTGGTTGAGTATCTCACAGGGAGGAAAGCGGCTCCTTTGACCCCAGGACAGGTTGAGCCGCCAGTGAACCAGCGAATGCGGGAGCTGGTTGCAAGGTAGCTCTGGGACCGAGTTGTGAGGGCAGCTCTGCCCGGGGACCTTTAGACACACAGCCGCACTCACGCAGCCCCGGGTTTCTCAGAGAACAGGCGGGGAAGGAAGCGAATCCTCTACTCCAGTCGCTGCCTCCACGCAAGTCAGGCATCGTCAGGCCACTTTTTGGACAAGGTCACTGAGGTCAAGAAAGCTTGAATGAGGCCTAGGGTCAAACATCTTAAACAGAAGAGAGATTCAGCTGGTCCCAGTTCGGTCCACAGGCTCAGCACCTTCCCACAGCCCTGCCAAGCTGGTCCTAGGACCTCATAGGGCTGCCGGCCACCTGAGCCAGTCAATGCcaccctcctttaaaaaaaaaaaaaattagagaataattgctttacagtattatgtggtttctgccatacaacgtgaatcagccgtaagtatacacatgtccccacCCCTTGGACttgcctcccacccccctcccccagcccacccctctgaGCTGTCCCAGAGCTCCGGGTTGAGCTTCCTGTTACACAGCAGCTCCCCCAGTTAGCTGTTTTACGTATGGCactgtgtatgtttcaatgctactttcCCAACtcttcccaccctttccttcccctgctgcGCCCACAAGTCTGTTCGCTAAGCCtgcgtctctatttctgccctgcagatagggTCATccgcaccatttttctagactccacataAATGCATTCATGtaggatatttgtttttgttttcctgactTACTTAACTCTGCGTAACGGGCTTTAGGTTCATCTGCTTcactggaactgactcaaatacgctcctttttatggctgagtatattTCACTGTaatatgtgccacaactgctttatccattcatctgtcatggagcacctaggttgcttctgtgtcctggcgaCTGTGAATAGTGCTTCAGCGAACACCAGGGTACATGGGTCTCTTAGAATTGTAGTTTCCTTGGGGTTTATGCcctggagtggaattgctgggtcacatggtggttttatccctagtttttaaagaaatcttcatcctgttctccatggtggctgtagcagcttacattcccaccaaccgtgATGCCACCCGCCTTCACCCATGTCTCCGCAGGTGAACACTGTCCTGCCAGCCAGGACGCTGCTGCTCGGCTGGGGCCCCTACGCTCTCCTGTATCTGTACGCCACCGTCGCGGATGCAACCTCCATCTCCCCCAAGCTGCAGATGGTACAGACACCTCCAGCACGCCAGTGCCCTCTCCCCATCTGTGCACGCctgtttctccccatctctttctctggCTTTATAGCATCCATGATAGGCgccctctttctcttttcctctgaatGCTTGTAACTCACTGGGTATTTGCTTGTCCCCCTGGTCATGTGGGTCACTGCTTGACATTGCCCAGGCCTCACGTGAGATGACAGGGACAGCCAGCCAGATGGTGGTGCACGCactctggcaccagggactgagAGTAGTGTCTGGGGAGGAGCAAGATTCCACGCACCATCCGGCAACTAGTCAGAGAAGGCTTAGCGGCTGTAGAGTCAAGCCAAGGGCAGATGCTTGGCAGCtgaggcggggcgggggcggggtggggaacGTTGGGTTGGGGGGGCGATGGTGGTCACCCACTGGGACCAGGGAGAGGAGCAGCGGCTCTGAAACTTCTTTCCTGGATTTCTCCATCACAACAGGTGCCCGCTCTCATTGCCAAGGCAGTGCCCACAGTCAACGCCATGAACTATGCCCTGGGCAGCGAGATGGTGCACAGGGGAATCTGGCAGTGCCTCTCGCCACAGAGGAGAGAGCGCAGCCGAGAGCAGTGAGCCTCTCTGGTGGGCTTCCCAGACCCAGGCCCACCCAGGCCTTCCTGGACTGAGCCCCGGCCTGGGGAGTCCTGTCCAGCAGCCTCAGGAGCCAAGCTCCAGACACTCACCCTTCATCCCCGATGGCCCTTTAAGCCTGGCCCAAGGCCGGACACGGGGGATTCAGAGAAAAAGCAGACTGCACAGAACGAGCCCGGACTGTGGAGCCACACGGACCTGTGTTGGCCACAGCTCTCCACATAGAGGCTGAGAGACCTTGGAAAAGTCACAGTCTCTGGCTCAGCCTCCTGGCCTCTAACATAAGGATGTTAATACGGACTCTGGGTCTGCCGTGAAGCTTGAACTTGATAGCGTGCACTCGTATGCACATAGAAGCTGCTGCTCATCAGTACAGCTCTTAGGATTCAGAGACTTACATAGAAAGGGGTGAAAGCCCCAGATTTGTTTGTGGGAGCTCAACCCAGGCTGCGAGCATTCAAACACCTCTTATTAAATCGTGATCTCGTACAGGTGACTTCCGCCTCTTGGGCTTGTGTTTCGAATTTGTGAGGCACGACGACAGGAATGGTGACTTGGCCGTGCAGAAAGGCCCAGCACCTTACCAGGCACACATGGAGCGCTCATCAAGAGTCGCCGTCACCACCCTCCAGTTAGGACAGCTGGCTGCATGTTGCTTAGctgccaacattaaaaaaatcaggaCAATTTGTTTAGGACTTCAGACACCTGGAGGTGAGGTCCCGCCAGCCTGGAGGAGGCCTCATGGTGACGGTTTGGGGCACAGAGTGGCTCTGCCCTCGGCCCAGGGCATGTGCTCTCCCGCCAGCTGCCGCTCGTGTGCTCCGTCCGGAGCCCGCGGCGTCTGAGTCTGAGACACTCGGGCTGGGCCCCACTCCTGGATGCGCCTCTGCGCCTCCCATGGGCTCAGCCCCTCAGAGACAAGGCATAGCAAGTGCACGGGCCTCGATGGCCCCCAGGCCTGGTTCTAGGGGGAAGTGGAGGCGGGTGGAGGATGGCTGAGGGCGCTGCAGAAGGTCTGACGGTGGAGGGGCAGCTGCCCCAGGCGCCACCTAGGCAGGAAGTCTGAGAGCCAATCCCGTGGAGCTGAGGCAAGGAGGGGCCaagaccctggggtgggggtgggggaagggcatGAGAAGAGCATCTGAGAACCCTGCAGACCAGGGTCTGCCTCTTGGCTTTGCAGATGTAGAAAATCAGGCCACAGAAACACCAGACCAGAAATCTGCACAAAACAGAGGCTGGTTCAGTCATTTTGCAGAACcttgtggggtggggagaggaccaAGTCTTTGCTCAGCACTGTTTCCAGGCAACTTGGCCTCACTCCAGCACCCACGCAGGGTTCTTGCCTTAGCCCTGGAGTGGGGCCAGGGTGGGGAAACCCTGGGGCTTGATCCAGGCTCATATACAGACTGAAAACGCAGGAAAGCAACGGGTTCTGGGGCCCAGAGATGCTGACACTGCCCCCACAGCCCATGGATCTTAGAAACACAAAGTCTCTAAGGAGGGACGAGGGGCTACAGTGAGAAGAGAGGGCAGATGTGCCCCAGAGTCTAAGAGAGAAGGGCTGGAAGGTAAGGGGGGCTGAAGACTCCAGCAAGAGTGGCCCATGTCCCTAAGCAGATCACACCCCTGCCTGTGctcagagaggaggggaggaaggcaggTTGACTGGGCATGGCCAAGGAAGGCGTTACCTTGAGCCCTCTATCCTCAAGTTGTATCTCTCCAGAGCTGGGATGGTGGGCTTGGGGCATCTCCACACTGAGCTGGGTCGGCCAGAGGTGCGAGGGACTGTCAGCTCCTAGTGGGGAACAACCAGAGCCCCGCCTGACACCATCAGCTCAGAAGCCCCAAGTCCACCCACACCCCTGCATCTCACTCATGGGCTGGGTTTAGGGAGCCTCAGTCACCTTTAAGCACCACACCTGGGATTATATAAAGCCCAACTTAAAAGCCACAAAGTTTGTGTCCCAACAATGACCATTCTAAGATCCATTGATTCCGGGGTTTATTTAAGCTCTttttaacagaaatataaattaggagattgggatcgacatatacacactattgatactaggcataaaacagacaactagtcccactgtttagcacagggacctctactcagcACTCTCCTatgatctaaatgggaagaaaaaaaaataccagggaatatatgtacacatatagccgATTCACCTTGCTGTGCGttaggaactaacacaacattggaaagcagctatactccactaaaaattttttttaaaataaatgtaagtaCAGTGGAATAACGTGCCGCCATCTCGCCCCATCTTCTTTCTGGGAAAGATGACTCTGCCTGTGGACAAACGGACTTGAATTAAAGTTACAAATAAGTAGCAAGTTGTTCCTGAGGTAAAGGAATAGATCATCTCTGGCCTCCTCCCCAGTATCCCCCATTGGAACAAGTTTCCTGAGGAGAGAAGGACTTCTTACCTGattaattagcaaaaaaaaagaaaaaaagaaaaattacttatGGCCTAAACTATGTCTATATTTTCTCTGAAAAGTAAAGGGCTTTTGCAAGTTTTCCACATGGGTAAATTTGACAGCTAGGTAGTTGGCCTAATTTATTTACATCTTTCCCCTTGCCACAAAATTGAAAGGATTTCTGCTGTTTAGAAATCCTTTCAATTTTGTTCCTAATATCCCTGTTAGAGATAGTTCTAGTTTGGTTTTTTTCAAATACAAGCTCACTCTCCCACTGTCTCCTGAATTGTTTTTCCCATCtcagtaaatattattaatatctgTCCTGTCAAAAGCTTAAATGAAGAGGAAAGGGGGGAGTGTGAGGATGGTCGAGCTGTGTGCCTGGTGATAGGCAGAAGTCCTTACCTCAAAAGCAAGGGTGATGCAGTGCCTAGTTTCTGCCACAGGGTGGCAGTGCTAACTCGATGATCAATTAATTCAACCTGGGCCTTCAGCCCAGATGTCCCCTAAAGAACCAGGAGGTGTCTCACAAGGCCACTTGGGTGAATCATAGATTTCTGCAGGATCCCAGACAAGCTTTCTTTTCTGCTCTTGTTATAGAAGCGTGATGCCTACTTGCTTTCCCCTCCAAGTGATGTTATGACTCCACATCTCCCCTTGAAGGGCACGGAATTGCACGCCCACTGTGCACAGGGCTCCCAGAGGGCCCTAGCCAGCTCCCTTTCTCTCTGCCTACAGAACAGTCACTGACAGTGCAGCCAGATGCCAACCTCTCAGGTCTTCCCTTGCATGGGATGAGGTCAGGAGGTCTGGCCTGGCTTCTGCCTCTAAACTGTGAGAAGTTGGGGCAGTGCCTGAATTTTTCTTACTTGGAGTGCTTATCTAGAAAGCAGAGGCGATATACCTTATGCCGATATTACACGTGGAAACACACTGGAAACTACAGTCATTACAAGGGCTGCGCACAGGGAGGCAGCTCAAGCCCCAGCCGAGGCGCCGTAAGCGGCACTGGGTGATGGGAAAGCGCGCTGGAAAAGCCCTGGGTGAAGGCCACAACCACACTCCTTAAGCCTTCCCTGTCCTCTTGGTTGAGGCAACTTGCTGCTCGCCTCTTCTTAGTACTGCCCCCTGGCGGGgacctgaaggaaatcagttctgaatattcactggaaggactgatgctgaagttgaaactccagtactttggccacctgatgcgaagaacaaactcattggaaaagaccctgatgctgggaaagattgaaggcgggaggagacggggatgacagagggtgagtagttggatagcatcaccgacctgatggacacgagttggagcaagctccgggagttggcgaaaTCCTGGCCTACTGCcgcccatggggccgcaaagagtcagacatgactgagcgaccgaactgaactgaactggccaggACACTGCACACCTGTTCCCTCCCCCCGCTCCCTGCAGCTGCTGCCGCAGTGGCCTCCACTGTCCCCCTGCGAGGCCTCCTCCATCCAGCTGCCCTTCCTTTTGCAGCTGTCAAGACCCCTGCAAGTGATTCTCTGTGTAGGTGAGAGGCAGCATGGCAGCTTAGAAGGTGTGGGTATCAGAAAGACCTCACATGAACCCAGGACGGGCCTTTTTTCAATGTGTGACTGAGTGTGAGCAAGCTTCTTATCTCTGACTTTGTTCCACTCCCACCAAAATGACCTTGCTGGGGTGGCATATTTTAAACCATGTAGTATGTAGtgggtgtttaataaatattagagTCCCACCTTATCAACGACTCCCTGATTTTTCCTATCACTCGAGAAGGGGGCGTACGAAGAAAAGAGGTGTACGGGAGAATTATGATTGAGTGATGGTTATAGGCAACCTGTGCCCCTCCACAGCTTTATTTAGTTCCCAAACCACATCCTCAAAAACATATCCTCAAGCTCATTGGCACCTTTGAACCATCTTGAGACCTGGCGATTCAAGAAACATCTGAATGCTTGTTAGAAAGGCGGGTTCCCATaccccaccccagacctcccGAATCCAAATATGCTTTTGAAAGAACCCCCAGGACCTCTGTGTGCATCTTGAAGCTTGGGAAGCACAGTGGAGCTTTGCAGACGGTGATGTCTGGTTTCCTCCCGCGGAGACTCTGATGTAATTGGTCTGAAGGGCTGGCTGGGCTTGAGGCTTTTAAAAGCTCCCAGATGATTCTGTTGTGCAGTCAGGATTAAGAACCATTGattaggggtgggggtgggggttatgGACACTCATTTTATGAAGAGTGATTTAGCTGAGATTTACTCTGAGTCAGCTCTGAGGCCATTCTTTGCTGTTCTACAtgaatacattatatatacacacacacatatatgtatctccacacacatatatgtatatacacacatatatgtatatatacacacatatatgtatctcCACACACGCATATGCATATACTTTTCTCTCTAGAAGTCTATTTCTTTGTTACTCACCCCCATCTTACCCTATGGCTTGCTCTCATCTTTCATCCTGTATTAATTCCCCAAATCCCAAAGATCATGAACCCAGCAGCAGTGTTTCAGCCTAAGTAAGGCTTTTCATTTTATCACCATGATATCATTTACAAGAGAGCAGGGTCAGGTCTTGTAAT
This genomic window contains:
- the RGR gene encoding RPE-retinal G protein-coupled receptor → MAESGTLPTGFGELEVLAVGTLLLVEALSGLSLNILTILSFCKTPELRTPSHLLVLSLALADSGISLNALVAATSSLLRRWPYGSEGCQAHGFQGFVAALASICSSAAIAWGRYHHHCTRSRLDWNTAVSLVFFVWLSSAFWAALPLLGWGHYDYEPLGTCCTLDYSRGDRNFTSFLFTMAFFNFLVPLFITVVSYRLMEQKLGKTSRLPVNTVLPARTLLLGWGPYALLYLYATVADATSISPKLQMVPALIAKAVPTVNAMNYALGSEMVHRGIWQCLSPQRRERSREQ